One Salmo trutta chromosome 19, fSalTru1.1, whole genome shotgun sequence genomic window carries:
- the LOC115153845 gene encoding arachidonate 5-lipoxygenase-activating protein-like — MLSVVVEHIFLLVLVTLVSVLQNAFFATKVEREGKEHHNNTSAFERVSCANRNCMDSYPTFLAVMWCAGLCLNQAPAAFAGLVYLVARQKYFVGYMGQTSQSTPGYLFGKRVLSFLFLMCIVGIFNLLLVRYFGNDFKDTVETITTAASVLLLIP, encoded by the exons ATGCTGTCCGTAGTGGTAGAACACATCTTCCTCCTGGTCCTCGTCACCCTCGTCAGTGTCCTGCAGAATG CTTTTTTTGCAAcaaaggtagagagggagggtaaAGAGCACCACAACAACACTTCTGCTTTTGAGAGAGTGTCCTGCGCCAA ccgTAACTGCATGGATTCCTACCCTACCTTCCTGGCTGTCATGTGGTGTGCTGGACTGTGTCTCAACCAAG CTCCTGCTGCGTTCGCAGGGCTCGTCTACCTGGTGGCCAGACAGAAGTACTTTGTTGGATATATGGGTCAGACATCTCaaag CACTCCTGGGTACCTGTTTGGGAAACGTGTCCTGTCCTTCCTGTTCCTGATGTGCATTGTGGGTATCTTCAACCTACTGCTGGTGCGTTACTTTGGCAACGACTTTAAAGACACCGTGGAGACCATCACCACCGCAGCTTCCGTTCTACTCCTCATTccctga